The sequence ACACTGACCTGGAACTTTATGAGGCAAGAAAGATTTTAGAAGTTCAGGCTGCCGGATTAGCGGCTGCGAGAGCGGATGAAGATGAAATAAATGAGATGTTTGCAGCGTTAGAAATTATGCGGAAGGATCTCGAATTACATCATCTAGGTGAAGAGGCTGACCATTACTTTCATTATGCAATTGCTAGAGCGACCCATAATAAAATCCTCTTTCGCTTAATGAATACCCTTTCGGATACAATGAAAAAGGCCCTTAAAACCAGCCGCAGTAAGCTTTATGAACACGAAGACACCCCTGAAAAGTTGTTTAATGAGCATTTTTTAATATACGAGGCTATTAAAAATCATGATTCTGAGAAAGCTAAAAAAATGATGTTGGATCATCTAGTTGGAGTTGAGAACCATCTCGCTAAGTATATGATTGAGGATTAAAAATTAAAGAGGCAGAAACAAAAAACAGTTTCTAGCCTCTTTTGGCACTGCTCTCCAGAACAAACGGGATAATAAGAATGAGAGAGTTAGCCTACGGCAATCCTAATTATGTGAAAATGAATTAAGAAAGCAAGAAAGAATTGTGATGGACAAGAAGTAAATAATAGTGAGGACAAAACTATGACATGTCAAATGGTTTATCACAACGGTAATTGTCTTAACACAAAAAGACCCTATGCTCGTTCCTGTAAGCTATGTATTGAGAGTTGTCCCCATCAAGCTATCTCAAACTATCGTGAGCTTGATACTAAGAGTTGTACAGAATGCGGAGTTTGTATGGCTGTCTGCCCAAGTGGCGGCTTTGTAGATCATTCCATCGACAAATTCTATCAATATCTCCAAGAGGCTGAAGAAATTGTATTGAATTGTCCAAAAGCAGTCCCCGGTGGTTTTGAAATACCTTGTTTGGGAATGCTGGATAGGGATAGCTGGATGACCCTAATGCTGTTAGCCAAGGAAAAATCGGCAACAATTAGCACAGGATCATGTGCAGACTGTCCTGATCGCCAGGCATGTGCAATTAGCGTTGAGGCCTTTAAAGGGGTTCATGCGGACTGGCCGACACATCCTGTGATTCATATCAAGGTTCGACCGGATCAAGGGTCTGGGGAGGGGCATGAGGCTAGTATTAATAAGGCGCCCGGGTCAGGCGTTCAAAAGGACAGAACCTTGGGATGGAGGGAGAAAAGTCGGGAAAAGATCGAGGAATGGCTGCCGAGCCTAACGGCAGATGAGACTTATCATATCCCAAAATCTCGTCAGTGGCTCATTGAAGCCTTCGAGGCTTCCTCAGAAGAGAAGATTCCCTTTCAGGCTATTTCAATTGCGGATTCCTGTACAAGCTGCGGAGTCTGTGCAGCAATATGTCCTCAGGGAGCTTTACAGAAGCGGGAAGAAATGAACTCAGCCTCTAATGAGGAAGATTTGACCAAAGAAGATAGAATCACATCCCTGCGGCTGATTTTTGAACCTATGAAGTGTGTTCAATGCCATCGCTGTGTAGAGACCTGTCGTTCTCAGGCCTTAACCTTTAATTATCAACCATTGTCTCATAAACTAATAACCGGTAAAATACTAGTCCACGAAGGCAGCCCCAAGTATTGTAACCAATGCGGTAAACGCATTTTCGATAATGGAGACTTGTGTTTGGTTTGCGCTACAAGTGGTCCTGAAGGTGGAGGTTTTTTTACTCGCTAAATTTAGAAGCTTAAAGAACAACTTAGGAGAATAATACTAGGCATGGTGCCCGCCGCATCCACAGTGGGCGCTGTGCTCATGTGGTTTTTTCTTGCCTTCACGAAGGATTTGGCCCGTCATATGAGTCACATGAGATATTGGCTGCTGTTGAACCTCTTTAGCCAAGCTGATAACTTCCTGGATCTCTTCTTTGGTTAAACCGATGTTTAATCCTTCGGTTATTGATAGGCGTAGTGCTGCCAGGGCATTGCAAGCAACTGCCGCAGAAATTTGCGAAACAATTGTTGTGCGTTGATCAAGACTCATAATGAATTCCTCCCAAATGATTATTAGTATTAGCTTTCCTCAATCTTAGCACATAATAGTTTATGGGGCAAAATGCACGTTACATATCAAATGCTAATGAGAATCCTTGTGTCAGAGAAAGGAATTAATAATGAACGAGTATGATGTTATTGTAGTTGGCGGTGGCGCTGCCGGTATGATGGCTGCCGGACAAGCAGCCAGCGAAGGCGCAAGAGTTCTGCTTTTAGAAAAGAAGGAACGTTTAGGGCGAAAAATTGCGATTTCAGGTAAAGGACGCTGCAATATAACCAATGTTGAAAATGTGTCCGATTTTATAAGCCATTACCCTGGAAATGGCCGCTTTTTGCATGGAATTTTGAGAGATTTTGATAATGTGGCCTTGAGAGAGTTTCTTGCTAATTATGGCGTTGAGACCAAGGTTGAGCGAGGAGGAAGAGTTTTTCCCGTCTCGGATGATGCGGAAAAGATTGTTGAAGCATTTATTATCTTTCTTAAGAAAATGGGGGTTATTATTAAATCCGGTATTAGTGTAGAAGAGGTTCTGGTTGAAGATGGGCATGTGGTTGGAGTAACAGGAAATGGACAAAAGTACTCAGCTCCCCATGTGGTTATTTGTACGGGTGGGGCTTCATATCCAGCAACCGGTTCAAATGGGGATGGATTCCGATTCGCTCGAAAACTAGGACATTCAGTTATTACCCCCAGACCGGCGTTGGTTCCGCTTAAAGCGGCAGAGGGTTGGGTTAAAGAACTGCAAGGGCTTTCTTTGCGCAATGTGGAGGCTTCCTTATGGATTGGAGGAAAGAAACAGCATTCGGAATTCGGGGAAATGTTGTTCACCCATTTTGGAGTGTCTGGCCCCATTATTTTGACCTTGAGCCGACAAGCCGGGGATGCCCTTCGTGAGGGGAAGAAAGTCCAATTAAAAATTAATCTTAAACCAGCCTTAACTAATGAGCAATTAGATCTTCGAGTTCAGCGGGATTTTCAAAAGTATAGCAATAAACAGAGTAAAAATGCCTTTGATGATCTTATGCCGCAAAGTTTGATACCTGTCTTAATCCGCCTGAGTGGGATAAACCCAGATGGGGTAGTTCATCAAATTAGCCGGGAAGAACGCAAGGCTTTGGTTAAATTGTTGCAGGAATTATCGATTACTATTACAGACACCCTTTCTATGGAAACTGCTATAGTAACTGCCGGGGGAATTAATGTCAAAGAAATTAATCCCAAAACCATGGCTTCGAAATGTGTTGAAGGACTCTTTTGGGCCGGTGAAGTTGTGGATGTTGATGGGATAACAGGCGGGTATAACCTCCAGGCTGCTTTTGCCATGGGTTATAGAGCTGGCCGGGCGGCAGGAAATGTTATAGGATAGTTCATGGATATGAGGTCTGATTAATTAGCTTCTTGCATAAACTCTTTTCGAGGTGATGTACGTGCGTCGAAGAGGGAGTTTAATTGAGTTGTTATGGAATATGATCCAGCGAGGAGAACGACGAATCATTAGAGTTATGGTTTTAGCTTCAGTATTGCTTTTAGTAATGCAATTAAGCGCTGTAAGGGACCCTCTTGAATTCTACGTTTCTGTAGCGTCTAAGGTAGAAGCGCCTCCTTTAGAGTTGCCGGCACTTGCTCCCGCAGATCCTCAACAGTCGGCAAAAACCTGGATGATTAC comes from Desulfosporosinus meridiei DSM 13257 and encodes:
- a CDS encoding FadR/GntR family transcriptional regulator, which translates into the protein MILKPIRTRKIYEQIVDQIGQLIAEGQLKPGDRLPSERELVERFQVSRASIREAISALEMMGLIEVRSGEGTYIRQVNIESVVTPLAWMLFIEKDTDLELYEARKILEVQAAGLAAARADEDEINEMFAALEIMRKDLELHHLGEEADHYFHYAIARATHNKILFRLMNTLSDTMKKALKTSRSKLYEHEDTPEKLFNEHFLIYEAIKNHDSEKAKKMMLDHLVGVENHLAKYMIED
- a CDS encoding NAD(P)/FAD-dependent oxidoreductase; this encodes MNEYDVIVVGGGAAGMMAAGQAASEGARVLLLEKKERLGRKIAISGKGRCNITNVENVSDFISHYPGNGRFLHGILRDFDNVALREFLANYGVETKVERGGRVFPVSDDAEKIVEAFIIFLKKMGVIIKSGISVEEVLVEDGHVVGVTGNGQKYSAPHVVICTGGASYPATGSNGDGFRFARKLGHSVITPRPALVPLKAAEGWVKELQGLSLRNVEASLWIGGKKQHSEFGEMLFTHFGVSGPIILTLSRQAGDALREGKKVQLKINLKPALTNEQLDLRVQRDFQKYSNKQSKNAFDDLMPQSLIPVLIRLSGINPDGVVHQISREERKALVKLLQELSITITDTLSMETAIVTAGGINVKEINPKTMASKCVEGLFWAGEVVDVDGITGGYNLQAAFAMGYRAGRAAGNVIG
- a CDS encoding 4Fe-4S binding protein; this encodes MTCQMVYHNGNCLNTKRPYARSCKLCIESCPHQAISNYRELDTKSCTECGVCMAVCPSGGFVDHSIDKFYQYLQEAEEIVLNCPKAVPGGFEIPCLGMLDRDSWMTLMLLAKEKSATISTGSCADCPDRQACAISVEAFKGVHADWPTHPVIHIKVRPDQGSGEGHEASINKAPGSGVQKDRTLGWREKSREKIEEWLPSLTADETYHIPKSRQWLIEAFEASSEEKIPFQAISIADSCTSCGVCAAICPQGALQKREEMNSASNEEDLTKEDRITSLRLIFEPMKCVQCHRCVETCRSQALTFNYQPLSHKLITGKILVHEGSPKYCNQCGKRIFDNGDLCLVCATSGPEGGGFFTR